The window TCATCGACTTAGTTTTAGCTGGCGACAACGCCATCGTGATCGCGCTTGCAGCGCGTAATCTCCCACCTGAACATCAAAATAAAGCCATCGTCTGGGGAACCGTCGGTGCCATTGTGGTTCGCTCTGCCATGACGGTTGGCGTGGTGTGGCTTCTCAAAATCCCTGGCCTCATGTTGGTTGGTGGCTTGGGCCTCTTGTGGATTGCCTACAAGCTCATTTCAGACACATCTGAAGACGAACACCAAGGTGTTGGCGCCACCACCTTCTGGGGTGCCATGAAAACCATCATCGTGGCCGATGCCTTGATGGGCGTTGACAATGTGTTGGGTGTGGCAGGCGCCGCCAACGGATCTTTCGATTTGGTGGTCATTGGTTTGCTGATCAGCATCCCTATTGTGGTGTTGGGCAGTAAGTTGGTCTTGCGCTTGGTCGAAAAATGGCCCGTGATCATTCACTTGGGTGCGGCTGTTTTGGCTTTCACCGCTGCGCAAATGATCATCAATGAAAAATTATTAGACCCCATCTTTGATGGCGGCGAAACCATCAACAACTTGGCCCGTGCTGCAACTTACATCGTTGCAATAGCCGGTGTGTTGGTGATGGGTTGGTGGGCAACTCGAAAACAGGTGCAAGAAGAGTCAGAGACACAAGCCATCTAATCAATTTTTTAACCAGGAGAAAAAAATGGAAACATTCATTGTTTACATAGACGACAAGCAATATGCACTCCAACAAGTTATCCCCATGCTGCCTGCGAATGGACAGAGACCACAAGCCGCCAATTGGGTTTTGATTGGATGTCCCCCTCGGCTCAACCGCCACACAGGTCGTTGGCTCACGTATGCGGCACAAAAAAAATGGCGCCAAGAATGGACTCAGGAAACGACCTCTGAGTTGTCACAACTGCTTCAAAGTGGTGGTAACACAGTCAACGTTCGTGTGGCCCACGGCGCTTTGTCTGAGTTGACCAAGCAGATCAGGGGCGAAGTGGGGCCTGCGCGTGTGATTGATGCACGCAGACCCAAGATGGCCGTTAATTTGGATCCTGTGACGTCAGAGCAGCCTCAAGAAAAGTCGACTTGGGCTGTTCCCAGTGGTGTCTTGGCGATGAGTGCTGCCATTGTGATGGCCAGCGAGTAATTCGTTTCATCCAACAAAAAACCCCTCAAGCCTAGGCTTGAGGGGTTTTTTCATGTCGTCAAGACTGCTGAAGTGCAGCCTTGTGTCTTTACATCGTGTCGATGAAGCTGCGCAGTTTGTCGCTGCGGCTAGGGTGCTTCAACTTGCGTAGTGCTTTGGCTTCAATCTGACGAATACGCTCGCGCGTGACATCAAACTGCTTGCCCACTTCTTCCAAGGTGTGGTCGGTGGACATTTCAATACCAAAGCGCATGCGCAGCACCTTGGCTTCACGCGGTGTGAGGCTGTCCAAGATGTCTTTGACCACATCGCGCAAGCCCGCTTGCATGGCTGCATCGATTGGCGCAGTGTTGGCGCTGTCCTCGATGAAATCGCCCAAGTGGCTGTCGTCGTCGTCACCGATTGGCGTTTCCATGGAGATTGGCTCTTTGGCAATCTTCATGATCTTGCGAATCTTGTCTTCCGGAATTTCCATTTTCTCGGCCAAGATGCTGGCATCGGGCTCGAAGCCAAATTCCTGCAAGTGCTGGCGCGAGATGCGGTTCATTTTGTTGATCGTCTCGATCATGTGAACTGGAATACGGATGGTGCGAGCTTGGTCCGCAATAGAGCGGGTGATGGCCTGACGAATCCACCATGTGGCGTAAGTGGAGAACTTGTAACCACGACGGTATTCGAATTTGTCCACGGCCTTCATCAAACCGATGTTGCCTTCTTGAATCAAATCGAGGAACTGCAAACCGCGGTTGGTGTATTTTTTAGCAATCGAAATGACCAAACGCAAGTTGGCTTCGATCATTTCTTTCTTGGCGTGACGTGAGGCGCGTTCACCCGCGTTCATGCGCTTGTTGATGTCCTTGAGTTCGTCCAAAGGCACCACCACACGAGTTTGCAAGTCGGTCAGTTTTTGCTGAATGTCTTGAACGGGCGGGATGTTGCGGCCCATCACAGCACTCCAAGGCTTGCCTGCGGCAGCTTGTTTTTCGATCCATTTCAAATCGAGCAAGTGAGAGGCAATGCGCTGGTTGTTTTTGTCGCGGCCGCTGAAGTCAGCAATGAACTGGTCCTGTGGGTAGCCACATTTGTCCACGATGATGCGGCGCAATTCACGTTCTTTTTTGCGAACGTCATCCACATGACCGCGAACCATGTCGCACAACTTTTCGATGGTCTTCGCTGTAAAGCGAATGGTCATCAACTCTTCAGACAATTCTTTTTGTGCCTTCTGGTAAGCCGGTGTACCCCAGCCTTCTTTGGCAGAAATTTTGTGCACTTTTTCGAACAGCTCTGTAATGCGGTCGAAGCGTTCGAGGGCTTGATTCTTCAACTCTTCCAATTTCTTGGTCAGAGCCTTGGAGCCACCTTTGCCGTCATCGTCGTCCGACTCGTCAAATTCGTCGAAGTCTTCTTCAGCCACGTAGTCATCGGCTTCGTTGATGTTGGAGAAGCCGTCCACCACGGTGGAGATCACAACTTTGCCTTCGCGGATTTCACCCGCAAGTCGCAAAATTTCGGCGATGGTGGCAGGTGAGGCGCTGATGGCCGTCATCATGTCCATCAAGCCGCCTTCAATGCGCTTGGCAATTTCAATTTCACCTTCGCGCGTCAGCAACTCAACCGTGCCCATTTCGCGCATGTACATGCGAACGGGGTCGGTGGTACGACCAAACTCACTGTCCACTGTCGACAAAGCAGCTTCAGCAGCTTCTTCGGCTTCTTCTTCGGTGGAACCCGTGGGTGCGTTGTCGGTGATGATCAGCGTTTCGGCATCGGGTGTTTGCTCATAAACGGCCACACCCAAATCATTCAGGGTGGCGATCACCACTTCCAAAGTTTCTGCGTCAACCAGCTTGTCGGGCAAGTGGTCTGAAATCTCGCCGTGCGTGAGGTAACCGCGAGTCTTGCCCAACTTGATCAGGGCTTTCAAGCGTTGACGGCGCTTGGCCATGTCTTCTTCAGACAAGACCGTTTCATCCAAACCAAACTCTTTCATCAAGGCACGCTCTTTGGCCTTGCTGATTTTCATGCGCAGGGGTTTGGCTTTTTCGGTTGACTCTGCAACGGGTTCGCCCGCCAGGTCATCTTCGATGTCACTCAAATCTTCATCGACAGGTGCTGCTGCGCCTGCTTTGGGTTTGCGGCCGCGCTTAGCGCCAGTCGGTTTCAGATCGGCTTCGGGTGCTGTTGTTTTGGCAGGCTTGCTGGCTGCAGCTTTGGTGGCCTTGGCCTCTGCAACTTTGGCTTCCGGTTTGGCAACTTCTTTGCTGACGGTTTTTGCGCTGACTTTGGCGGATGCCTTGGTGCTTTCTTTGGCGACTTCCTTGGCACTTACTTTTTGGGGTTCGGCTTTAGCATTTTTGTTGCTTGCTTTTGCAACCGCCTTGGCGGGAACTTCTTTTTTGGAAACGGGCACTGCGCTGACTTTCTTGGCCGGTGCGGCAGCTTTGGCAGCGGGCTTGGCAACAGGCTTGGCCACTGCTTTGACAGGCGTTTTCACGACAGGCTTGGCAGTGACTTTGGGTGTTGGTTTGGCGCTTGCTTTGGCTTTGACCGGACTTGCTTTAGGAGCTGCTTTGACCGCTGGTTTCGCTGCTTTGGCTGGGGCCGACTTGGCCACAGATTTGGCATTGGACTTGGCGGCTGGTTTGACAGCAACTTTTGCAATGGGTTTAACTGATTTGGCTGCGCCAGATTTGGCTTGTGCTTTAACGGGCTTCTTCGGCTTTGGAGCGGGCATGATGGACCTCAGGACTGCAAACGAACTTGGAAACAAACGCTGCGTCACAAACTTCTGACGCGAGAGGAGATGCCAACGCTGACCTGTATGCAGGTGCAATCATTGGCAAGGTTTTGGGGCAAGATGTTTGGGCGAACATTTGGAGTGCAGTCCTTGCGGTAGGTTGGCCGTCCCGAGGAGGGAGGTGCGCTGTGGCGTTGGCCGGGTCCGGAGGTGCTGCTGTCGCTCTTGCCTGAATTTTGGATTATACCCAAATAGGCTTCGCGGCATCAAGGAATTTGAGCGCCGATCAGGCTTTTTCGCCTTTGATGGAGTTCACGCCAACGCTGATAGGCTGCGGGGTCTTGGCCACTTTCAGCCTCTTTGAGGGCCGCTGTTTCTTGGACTTTGAGTTGGTCAATCAGCATTAAGTTGAGCAACATCCGCACTTCTTTGTGGGCCTCACCGGGTTCAAGCTCGGCTGCAGCACCAGGCTCAACTGGCAAATGCCCCCCCATCAATTTGGCAGCCAAGGGTGCAAAGGCTTGATTTTGTATTTCCGATTGCAGGGTGCCCCAAGCCAAAGGACCATGGTCATGGAATTGACTCTCAATCCAGCGCATCAATTCACCGTGCTCGCCGGGTAAATCGCAGAGAAGGGCGTGGTCCTCGGCCGAGAGGGTGTCCCACAAGGCCATGTTGGTCAAAACAAGCCTAACAGCATGGTCTGCGCGATTGGCCAGTGGCGTTCTAGGACCCAATTGGAGAGGCTGCTCGCTGCCGCCCACCAGGCGCCACTTGCCATTGGCATCTTTTTGCCAAGTTTTCCCATCTGGGCGCGTACGCGAACCTGATTTCTGGAACGTGGCACTTCGGGTGGATTCGAACGGTGAGGCCTGTCCTTCAGGGTCGTAGGCCGCGTCAGTTGCATAAGCCTGTGTATCACGCCCCGAGCTTTGGTTGGCAGAATTTTGAACGCTGCCACGGGGCTGGCTTCGGGCTGCCGCAGCTTCGGCTTGCTGCAACCACAGTCCCGCCAACTCAGCGGGATCGAGCTGAATCAATTGGGCCAACTCGGTGAGCAATTGGCGCTTCAAGGCGCCATCGGGCAAAGCGCGCCACAAGGGACTGGCATTGCTCGAGAGATGGGCTCGACCTTCTGCGGATTGCAAGTCGCACCCGTCAGAAGCCACTTCAATCAAAAATTTGGACAGAGGCGTGGCTTGTGCAACGCATTGGGAGAAAGCCTCGGAGCCTTTTTCTCGAATGTAGCTGTCGGGATCGTGCTCTTGGGGCAGAAATAAAAATTTGATGCTGCGCACATCGGTGGCATAACCCAAGGCACCGTCCAGAGCTTTTCTGGCGGCGCGGCGACCTGCGTTGTCGCCATCAAAACTGAACACCACTGAATCGGTGAATCGGAAAAGTTTTTGCACATGGTCTGGCGTGCATGCAGTGCCTAAGGTGGCCACAGCATTTGGAAAGCCCCACTGCGCAAGCGCCACAACGTCCATGTAACCTTCGGTCACCAGCACATAGCCAGCACTGTGGATGCTTTCTCTGGCTTCAAACAGGCCATACAGTTCACGACCTTTGTGGAAAACGGGTGTCTCTGGCGAGTTCAGGTATTTGGGGGTGCCATCGCCCATGACCCGTCCACCAAAGCCAATGCATTCGCCTTTGATGTTGCGAATGGGGAACATCACCCGATCTCTAAAACGGTCGTATCGCTTGTCGTCGTCCTCATTCACAATCACCAGACCGCTTTCAACCAACAAAGGGTCGTCGTAATTGGGGAACACACTGGCCAAACTGCGCCAACCTTCTGGCGCATAGCCCAAGCCAAAGCGTTTGGCAATTTGCCCAGACAAGCCGCGCCCTTTGAGGTAAGCGACGGCCTTGGGTGCGGTCTTCAAATGCTGGCGATACGATTCACCCGCTTTTTCAAGCATGTCGGTAAGCGAGTTTTGTTTTTGTTTTTGCTCAGCGGCTTTGGCGCGGTCTTGGGGTGACAGATCATCTTCTGGCACCGTCATGCCGGTTTGCTGCGCCAAGTCTTTGACGGCTTCAATGAAGGTCATGCCCGCGTGGTCCATGAGAAAGCCAAGGGCATTGCCGTTTTTGCCACAGCCAAAGCAATGAAAAAATTGCTTGGTCGGACTGACCGTGAAACTGGGTGATTTCTCGCCATGAAATGGGCACAAGCCCATAAAGTTGGCGCCACCCTTTTTGAGCTGGACATAGCGGCCCACCACCTCCACGACGTCAACGCGTGAAAGCAGTTCTTGAATAAATGATTGAGGAATGGCCACGGGTCTATTTTCACCCAAGAAGGGGGGTCCTTGGGCACAAAAAAGCCCTGCTCAGCAGGGCTTGTTTTGAAGCGCCAGAAAAATCAGGCTGCTTTCTTTTTGCTTTTGGACTTTTTCTTTTTGGCAGCCTTTTTGGCGGCTTTAGGCGCTTCTGCGGCGGGCTTGGCTGCTGGTGCGGCAGCAGGGGCTGCTGCGGGCGCTGGCGCTGGCGCTGCAGCAGGCGCTGCAGGAACGACGGGTGCTGTAGGTGCAGCAGTTTGTGCCACAGAGGCCAAGGCCATGGTGCTCAAGACACCTGCAACGATGAGTTTGTACATGGAACTTCCTTCAATAAAACAAAACAAGATGAGGATACAACGAATCACA is drawn from Limnohabitans sp. 103DPR2 and contains these coding sequences:
- a CDS encoding TerC family protein; protein product: MELFSVPWWSALLAIILIDLVLAGDNAIVIALAARNLPPEHQNKAIVWGTVGAIVVRSAMTVGVVWLLKIPGLMLVGGLGLLWIAYKLISDTSEDEHQGVGATTFWGAMKTIIVADALMGVDNVLGVAGAANGSFDLVVIGLLISIPIVVLGSKLVLRLVEKWPVIIHLGAAVLAFTAAQMIINEKLLDPIFDGGETINNLARAATYIVAIAGVLVMGWWATRKQVQEESETQAI
- the rpoD gene encoding RNA polymerase sigma factor RpoD, which encodes MPAPKPKKPVKAQAKSGAAKSVKPIAKVAVKPAAKSNAKSVAKSAPAKAAKPAVKAAPKASPVKAKASAKPTPKVTAKPVVKTPVKAVAKPVAKPAAKAAAPAKKVSAVPVSKKEVPAKAVAKASNKNAKAEPQKVSAKEVAKESTKASAKVSAKTVSKEVAKPEAKVAEAKATKAAASKPAKTTAPEADLKPTGAKRGRKPKAGAAAPVDEDLSDIEDDLAGEPVAESTEKAKPLRMKISKAKERALMKEFGLDETVLSEEDMAKRRQRLKALIKLGKTRGYLTHGEISDHLPDKLVDAETLEVVIATLNDLGVAVYEQTPDAETLIITDNAPTGSTEEEAEEAAEAALSTVDSEFGRTTDPVRMYMREMGTVELLTREGEIEIAKRIEGGLMDMMTAISASPATIAEILRLAGEIREGKVVISTVVDGFSNINEADDYVAEEDFDEFDESDDDDGKGGSKALTKKLEELKNQALERFDRITELFEKVHKISAKEGWGTPAYQKAQKELSEELMTIRFTAKTIEKLCDMVRGHVDDVRKKERELRRIIVDKCGYPQDQFIADFSGRDKNNQRIASHLLDLKWIEKQAAAGKPWSAVMGRNIPPVQDIQQKLTDLQTRVVVPLDELKDINKRMNAGERASRHAKKEMIEANLRLVISIAKKYTNRGLQFLDLIQEGNIGLMKAVDKFEYRRGYKFSTYATWWIRQAITRSIADQARTIRIPVHMIETINKMNRISRQHLQEFGFEPDASILAEKMEIPEDKIRKIMKIAKEPISMETPIGDDDDSHLGDFIEDSANTAPIDAAMQAGLRDVVKDILDSLTPREAKVLRMRFGIEMSTDHTLEEVGKQFDVTRERIRQIEAKALRKLKHPSRSDKLRSFIDTM
- the dnaG gene encoding DNA primase encodes the protein MAIPQSFIQELLSRVDVVEVVGRYVQLKKGGANFMGLCPFHGEKSPSFTVSPTKQFFHCFGCGKNGNALGFLMDHAGMTFIEAVKDLAQQTGMTVPEDDLSPQDRAKAAEQKQKQNSLTDMLEKAGESYRQHLKTAPKAVAYLKGRGLSGQIAKRFGLGYAPEGWRSLASVFPNYDDPLLVESGLVIVNEDDDKRYDRFRDRVMFPIRNIKGECIGFGGRVMGDGTPKYLNSPETPVFHKGRELYGLFEARESIHSAGYVLVTEGYMDVVALAQWGFPNAVATLGTACTPDHVQKLFRFTDSVVFSFDGDNAGRRAARKALDGALGYATDVRSIKFLFLPQEHDPDSYIREKGSEAFSQCVAQATPLSKFLIEVASDGCDLQSAEGRAHLSSNASPLWRALPDGALKRQLLTELAQLIQLDPAELAGLWLQQAEAAAARSQPRGSVQNSANQSSGRDTQAYATDAAYDPEGQASPFESTRSATFQKSGSRTRPDGKTWQKDANGKWRLVGGSEQPLQLGPRTPLANRADHAVRLVLTNMALWDTLSAEDHALLCDLPGEHGELMRWIESQFHDHGPLAWGTLQSEIQNQAFAPLAAKLMGGHLPVEPGAAAELEPGEAHKEVRMLLNLMLIDQLKVQETAALKEAESGQDPAAYQRWRELHQRRKSLIGAQIP